The following coding sequences are from one Streptomyces sp. NBC_01294 window:
- a CDS encoding ABC transporter ATP-binding protein — MTTDTATPLLSVQDLTMTFPGRRSVTGRRGAPVRAVDGVSFDLAAGQTLGLVGESGCGKSTTGRMLVRLLEPTSGRVAFEGKDISRLSQGAMRPLRKSIQMVFQDPHSSLNPRQTVARIISDPLLVQGWSAGDARRRAAELMELVGLIPEHIDRYPHEFSGGQAQRIGIARSLSTSPRLIVADEPVSALDVSVQAQIVNLMERLRAELGLAYVFIAHDLSVVKRVSDRVAVMYLGRIVEIGDKQSLYENPQHPYTRALLSAVPLPDPAAERRRERIVLLGDPPSPAAPPPGCTFHPRCPKAQEICRTERPLLRPAASREVACHFPGD; from the coding sequence ATGACGACCGACACCGCCACACCGCTGCTGTCCGTCCAGGACCTGACCATGACCTTCCCCGGCCGACGATCCGTGACCGGGCGCCGGGGGGCGCCCGTGCGCGCCGTCGACGGGGTCTCCTTCGACCTGGCGGCCGGGCAGACCCTCGGCCTGGTCGGGGAGTCGGGCTGCGGGAAATCCACCACCGGACGGATGCTGGTGCGGCTGCTGGAACCCACCTCGGGCCGGGTCGCCTTCGAGGGCAAAGACATCAGCCGGCTGTCCCAGGGCGCCATGCGCCCGCTGCGCAAGAGCATCCAGATGGTCTTCCAGGACCCGCACTCCTCCCTCAACCCCCGCCAGACCGTGGCCCGGATCATCTCCGACCCGCTGCTGGTCCAGGGCTGGAGCGCGGGGGACGCCCGCCGCCGCGCCGCCGAGCTGATGGAACTCGTCGGGCTGATCCCCGAGCACATCGACCGCTACCCGCACGAGTTCTCCGGCGGCCAGGCCCAGCGCATCGGCATCGCCCGCTCCCTGTCCACCAGCCCCCGGCTGATCGTCGCCGACGAACCGGTCTCCGCGCTCGACGTCTCCGTACAGGCCCAGATCGTCAACCTGATGGAACGGCTGCGCGCGGAACTCGGCCTCGCCTACGTGTTCATCGCGCACGACCTGTCGGTGGTCAAACGGGTCAGCGACCGGGTCGCCGTCATGTACCTCGGCCGGATCGTCGAGATCGGGGACAAGCAGTCCCTCTACGAGAACCCGCAGCACCCGTACACCCGGGCGCTGTTGTCCGCCGTGCCGCTGCCCGACCCGGCGGCGGAGCGGCGGAGGGAGCGGATCGTGCTGCTCGGCGACCCGCCGAGCCCGGCCGCTCCACCCCCCGGCTGCACCTTCCACCCGCGCTGCCCCAAGGCGCAGGAGATCTGCCGCACCGAGCGACCGCTGCTGCGGCCCGCCGCCTCCCGCGAGGTGGCCTGCCACTTCCCCGGCGACTGA